NNNNNNNNNNNNNNNNNNNNNNNNNNNNNNNNNNNNNNNNNNNNNNNNNNNNNNNNNNNNNNNNNNNNNNNNNNNNNNNNNNNNNNNNNNNNNNNNNNNNNNNNNNNNNNNNNNNNNNNNNNNNNNNNNNNNNNNNNNNNNNNNNNNNNNNNNNNNNNNNNNNNNNNNNNNNNNNNNNNNNNNNNNNNNNNNNNNNNNNNNNNNNNNNNNNNNNNNNNNNNNNNNNNNNNNNNNNNNNNNNNNNNNNNNNNNNNNNNNNNNNNNNNNNNNNNNNNNNNNNNNNNNNNNNNNNNNNNNNNNNNNNNNNNNNNNNNNNNNNNNNNNNNNNNNNNNNNNNNNNNNNNNNNNNNNNNNNNNNNNNNNNNNNNNNNNNNNNNNNNNNNNNNNNNNNNNNNNNNNNNNNNNNNNNNNNNNNNNNNNNNNNNNNNNNNNNNNNNNNNNNNNNNNNNNNNNNNNNNNNNNNNNNNNNNNNNNNNNNNNNNNNNNNNNNNNNNNNNNNNNNNNNNNNNNNNNNNNNNNNNNNNNNNNNNNNNNNNNNNNNNNNNNNNNNNNNNNNNNNNNNNNNNNNNNNNNNNNNNNNNNNNNNNNNNNNNNNNNNNNNNNNNNNNNNNNNNNNNNNNNNNNNNNNNNNNNNNNNNNNNNNNNNNNNNNNNNNNNNNNNNNNNNNNNNNNNNNNNNNNNNNNNNNNNNNNNNNNNNNNNNNNNNNNNNNNNNNNNNNNNNNNNNNNNNNNNNNNNNNNNNNNNNNNNNNNNNNNNNNNNNNNNNNNNNNNNNNNNNNNNNNNNNNNNNNNNNNNNNNNNNNNNNNNNNNNNNNNNNNNNNNNNNNNNNNNNNNNNNNNNNNNNNNNNNNNNNNNNNNNNNNNNNNNNNNNNNNNNNNNNNNNNNNNNNNNNNNNNNNNNNNNNNNNNNNNNNNNNNNNNNNNNNNNNNNNNNNNNNNNNNNNNNNNNNNNNNNNNNNNNNNNNNNNNNNNNNNNNNNNNNNNNNNNNNNNNNNNNNNNNNNNNNNNNNNNNNNNNNNNNNNNNNNNNNNNNNNNNNNNNNNNNNNNNNNNNNNNNNNNNNNNNNNNNNNNNNNNNNNNNNNNNNNNNNNNNNNNNNNNNNNNNNNNNNNNNNNNNNNNNNNNNNNNNNNNNNNNNNNNNNNNNNNNNNNNNNNNNNNNNNNNNNNNNNNNNNNNNNNNNNNNNNNNNNNNNNNNNNNNNNNNNNNNNNNNNNNNNNNNNNNNNNNNNNNNNNNNNNNNNNNNNNNNNNNNNNNNNNNNNNNNNNNNNNNNNNNNNNNNNNNNNNNNNNNNNNNNNNNNNNNNNNNNNNNNNNNNNNNNNNNNNNNNNNNNNNNNNNNNNNNNNNNNNNNNNNNNNNNNNNNNNNNNNNNNNNNNNNNNNNNNNNNNNNNNNNNNNNNNNNNNNNNNNNNNNNNNNNNNNNNNNNNNNNNNNNNNNNNNNNNNNNNNNNNNNNNNNNNNNNNNNNNNNNNNNNNNNNNNNNNNNNNNNNNNNNNNNNNNNNNNNNNNNNNNNNNNNNNNNNNNNNNNNNNNNNNNNNNNNNNNNNNNNNNNNNNNNNNNNNNNNNNNNNNNNNNNNNNNNNNNNNNNNNNNNNNNNNNNNNNNNNNNNNNNNNNNNNNNNNNNNNNNNNNNNNNNNNNNNNNNNNNNNNNNNNNNNNNNNNNNNNNNNNNNNNNNNNNNNNNNNNNNNNNNNNNNNNNNNNNNNNNNNNNNNNNNNNNNNNNNNNNNNNNNNNNNNNNNNNNNNNNNNNNNNNNNNNNNNNNNNNNNNNNNNNNNNNNNNNNNNNNNNNNNNNNNNNNNNNNNNNNNNNNNNNNNNNNNNNNNNNNNNNNNNNNNNNNNNNNNNNNNNNNNNNNNNNNNNNNNNNNNNNNNNNNNNNNNCAGAATCCGTTTGTCTTCGGAGAAGAGACTTGAGTCGCCGCCGGTGAATACTCTTCGATACAATCCGCCGTACGATTCCTTTTACTCGGCTTCCTTTGGTAAGTCTTATAACCTGCCATCACCTTCCTTCTCCGTCTCTGCGAGTTTTCAGAAAACCTAGTTCTCCTTAGGTTTTAACCCTAATCTTTTAGGGTTTCTACCTTGTTCGATCATTCTGAAATTATTTGTCTCACCTAGTTACTGCCTTCGCTTGGTTTTCGATTCCTGGGATTTTCCCCTTTTTAGAGTCGGAGTGGTTATGTATATACTCACTAACTCTACTTCTCTGTGAACAAgtgattttggaaaatttggcTCTTCTGATCATCGAAATCTGTGTTGATTCCGTGGTGTTGGTTTGAAATTGCAGTGCAGTGAGAATGGGGAGCAAGGATTTGAACACCTGGGTTTCGGATAAGTTGATGGTTCTGCTAGGCTATTCACAAACTGATGTTGTCAAGTATCTAATTGCCAAGGGTAAATCTTGGTGTTTCGTTTTGGACCACTAAAGCTAAAtgaaaaaattttggttattttgattttatctgACAAAGtgggattttcttttttttgtgcagCTAAAAAATCAGAATCACCAGATGAACTCGTGGGTGAGTTGTTGGATTGCGGGCTTTCTTTGTCTGGTGATACCCGTGCTTTTGCAGAAGAAATTTATGCCAGAGTTCCCCGTAAAACCACTGGTGTGAATGTGAGTTCCTCTATGCTCTTTTGTTGAGTAGGAAAAGAATgtatgacatatatatagagttataATTTGGTtgatatacttggtttctttcAGCTCTACCAGCAACAAGAAG
The sequence above is drawn from the Camelina sativa cultivar DH55 chromosome 4, Cs, whole genome shotgun sequence genome and encodes:
- the LOC104781934 gene encoding probable pre-mRNA-splicing factor ATP-dependent RNA helicase DEAH6, producing the protein MGSKDLNTWVSDKLMVLLGYSQTDVVKYLIAKAKKSESPDELVGELLDCGLSLSGDTRAFAEEIYARVPRKTTGVNLYQQQEAEAALLLKKQKKKFPFRG